Proteins from one Thermoanaerobaculia bacterium genomic window:
- a CDS encoding CAP domain-containing protein: MRFRAAAVALAISAALAACAARAIAPSSLRVFRPDLSSPLEDAFPRGEAPRDPVSSALWERINRDRRDHGLPPVLWDERAASAARRTTRRQVEERTDGHFLLDGFPPYARLSAAADFGMGAENAAAFMSDAGTLHDTAQGLALRAQAEMMKETPPRDSHRRAVLDPAATHVGIGWAMAGGEFRLGVEFTSRGYERLRVRTEARRASVEVDGAALPELLLRYATVAREPAPKPISRREANGRDSYSYPAAELMLLPEGSRERGVGIRSVHRLSSDSAGRFFFSWDFDAPGLWTFILYFQHPGVEPPRPGGSITVLVGER, translated from the coding sequence ATGCGATTCCGCGCGGCCGCCGTCGCGCTCGCGATCTCCGCGGCCCTCGCCGCCTGCGCCGCCCGCGCGATCGCTCCCTCTTCGCTGCGGGTCTTCCGGCCCGATCTCTCCTCGCCTCTGGAAGACGCGTTCCCCCGGGGAGAAGCCCCGCGCGATCCCGTGTCGTCCGCCCTGTGGGAGCGGATCAATCGCGACCGGCGCGACCACGGCCTCCCGCCGGTGCTTTGGGACGAACGCGCGGCATCGGCCGCCCGCCGCACGACGCGCCGCCAGGTCGAGGAGAGGACCGACGGCCACTTCCTGCTCGACGGTTTCCCGCCGTACGCCCGCCTTTCCGCGGCGGCCGATTTCGGGATGGGGGCCGAGAACGCGGCCGCGTTCATGTCGGACGCGGGGACGCTGCACGATACGGCCCAGGGCCTCGCGCTCCGCGCACAGGCCGAGATGATGAAGGAGACCCCGCCCCGCGACAGCCACCGCCGCGCGGTCCTCGACCCGGCGGCGACCCACGTCGGGATCGGATGGGCGATGGCGGGGGGCGAGTTCCGCCTCGGGGTGGAATTCACGTCGCGCGGGTACGAACGGCTCCGCGTTCGAACCGAGGCGCGGCGCGCCTCGGTCGAAGTGGACGGCGCCGCTCTTCCCGAGCTCTTGCTCCGCTACGCGACGGTCGCCCGCGAGCCGGCGCCGAAGCCGATCTCCCGCCGCGAGGCGAACGGCCGCGATTCGTACTCGTACCCGGCGGCTGAGCTGATGCTGCTGCCGGAAGGGAGCCGCGAACGCGGCGTCGGCATTCGCAGCGTCCATCGCCTCTCCTCGGACTCCGCCGGACGCTTTTTCTTCTCCTGGGACTTCGACGCCCCGGGGTTGTGGACGTTCATCCTCTATTTTCAGCACCCGGGGGTCGAGCCGCCGAGGCCCGGGGGCTCGATCACCGTGCTCGTGGGCGAGCGCTGA
- a CDS encoding pyridoxal phosphate-dependent aminotransferase, with product MRGGARTAARLTRRAREIRPSPTLGISRTLAEMRRRGADVVDLGVGEPDFPTPRFVKEAGIEAIEADRTRYTETSGEPPLREAIAAKFRRRGADVFPSQVLVSAGGKQALFNACQVLFEEGDEVLVPAPYWVSFPEMVRLSGAACVPAVTRRENAFRPTLDDLLPAATERTRGLILNSPNNPTGAAIEPAELRRILEWARDRNVFVLYDECYELFLYDGRPHASPTDTWAEHADHVLISGAASKTFAMTGWRLGWAVAPADVIAAMAGYQSHSTSNASSISQAAALAALTELDRANESVETMLAEYALRRELITRALNAIPGVECPAPDGAFYAFADVSTLFPRSGAAGSAEFAKLLLERGGVAAVPGIAFGDDRYIRFSFAAARQEIEKGMERFADFVRSL from the coding sequence TTGAGGGGCGGCGCCCGCACCGCCGCCCGGCTGACGCGCCGGGCGCGGGAGATCCGTCCCTCGCCCACGCTCGGAATTTCCCGGACGCTCGCCGAAATGCGCCGACGGGGCGCCGACGTCGTCGACCTCGGGGTCGGCGAGCCCGATTTCCCGACGCCCCGCTTCGTCAAGGAAGCGGGCATCGAGGCCATCGAGGCCGACCGCACCCGATACACGGAGACGTCCGGGGAGCCGCCCCTCCGCGAAGCGATCGCGGCGAAGTTCCGGAGGCGCGGCGCCGACGTGTTCCCCTCCCAGGTCCTCGTCTCCGCCGGGGGCAAGCAGGCCCTCTTCAACGCGTGCCAGGTCCTCTTCGAGGAAGGGGACGAAGTGCTCGTTCCGGCGCCGTACTGGGTTTCGTTCCCGGAGATGGTGCGGCTCTCGGGCGCGGCGTGCGTCCCCGCGGTCACGCGCCGCGAGAACGCGTTCCGGCCGACGCTCGACGACCTGCTCCCGGCGGCGACGGAGCGCACCCGGGGCCTGATCCTGAACTCCCCGAACAATCCGACCGGGGCGGCGATCGAGCCGGCCGAGCTCCGGCGGATCCTCGAGTGGGCCCGGGATCGGAACGTCTTCGTGCTGTACGACGAGTGCTACGAGCTCTTCCTGTACGACGGCCGGCCGCACGCGTCTCCGACCGACACGTGGGCCGAGCACGCGGACCACGTCCTGATCTCCGGAGCGGCGTCCAAGACGTTCGCGATGACCGGATGGCGGCTCGGGTGGGCGGTCGCTCCGGCGGACGTGATCGCGGCGATGGCGGGGTACCAGAGCCATTCGACGTCGAACGCCTCGTCGATCTCCCAGGCCGCCGCGCTCGCCGCTCTGACCGAGCTCGACCGCGCGAACGAGTCCGTCGAGACGATGCTCGCCGAATACGCGCTCCGCCGGGAGCTCATCACCAGGGCGTTGAACGCCATCCCGGGGGTCGAATGCCCCGCCCCCGACGGCGCGTTCTACGCGTTCGCCGACGTTTCCACGCTCTTTCCGCGCTCCGGCGCGGCCGGGTCGGCCGAATTCGCGAAGCTCCTGCTGGAGCGCGGGGGAGTCGCCGCCGTTCCCGGGATCGCGTTCGGCGACGACCGCTACATCCGGTTCTCGTTCGCGGCCGCGCGGCAGGAGATCGAGAAGGGGATGGAGCGGTTCGCGGACTTCGTCCGTTCTCTTTAG